In Capricornis sumatraensis isolate serow.1 chromosome 6, serow.2, whole genome shotgun sequence, the genomic window gtgacaatatacagccttgacgtactccttttcctatttggaaccagtctgttgttccatgtccagttctaactgttgcttcctgacctgcatataggtttctcaagaggcaggtcagatggtctggtattcccatctctttcagagctttccacagattattgtgatccacacagtcaaaggctttggcatagtcaataaagcagaaacagatgtttttctggaactctcttgctttttcgatgatccagcggatgttggcaatttgatctctggttcctctgccttttctaaaaccaccttgaacatctggaagttcacagttcacatattgctgaagcctggcttggagaattttgagcattactttactaacgtgtgagatgagtgcaattgtgcagtgccCCATAGATCAAGGCCTTGCCTGAGGGCCTGGGAGAGTCAAGTTCAAGCACTGTTGTCAGAGTCATTGCTCATCTTTCAGATGAAGAAGACTGAAGTTTGAGCTAGAGGAATGGCAATTATACCTCAGACTCTATAATCCCCTTAATGTGGGACAATACAGAGTGGGCTGTGCATTCCAGAGTAGGGCCTTCTACTCTGCCTTGATTCCAAACCCTCTTCCTGTTATAACTGGATGAGGACTGGGGAGGAGACATTAGTGGGGATGCCATTTTGACTGCATAATATATTCATTTCCATGATCACACAGTCTCATTTGCATGATAACATCTCTTATGGTTAGAACATAACTCTATTCCCATCATTAGGGAAATAAACCCCCTACCCCTAAATGCAGTGATACCTATTGAATTCAGTCTCGAAATCCCAGAATCCTCATAACAGGTCAGGTGACCTTCTTACCGAATTCTTACAGACGTGAAGTTCAGTGACACAGATGCATGTGCTCATACACAGAATGGTGTGTGCTCACACGGTTCATATGCATACCCTTTATATACAGAGATAGTGAAGCCCGGCATGCTATTAACAGGACTGTCTAGAATACTACTTCTGGGCTGAGACTTGGAGTTGATGGGACTAGAAGACATGGTTCTCTTTGGTGAGGAGACTTAGAGCTTTGGATTTCCAGGTGATCATGGGTCTGGCATGCAGGGatcacagcctttttttttttttttaacttctagcTGCACCATGTGGTGGGATCCTTGTTCCCCCACATCAGtgtcaggggtcaaacctgcgccccctgcagtggaagtgcagagtcttaaccactggactgccagggaaatccccatgaCAGCCTTTTAATACATTTCCACCAAGGGGACTAAGGCCTTTTGCCTTGTTAGAGCAACAAGTCCCCTGGAAACTGTCCAGGGTCCTGGGCCATCTCTGCTTTAGGATCTGTTTGGTGCAGGTTACCTGAGCCCTAGTTCAGCTACCTGTTCCTGCCTGGCTTTATATGAATATCCTCACTTTTTGTCTGCATCCACCCTCATCTACTTTGGCCTACCCATTTGCTCCCTTCCCAGATTCCAGGAGTGTGGTGGTGCTGTTTTCCACAAGGGCTATCCACTGAAGGAGCAGGTTCCTAGATCCTGTTGGATAGAGGGATGGCCATGGGCCTCTCACAGGCCCCTGAAAGGCTGCCTGGTCTCACCTGTTTGGATGGCATTCAGGGCTGCACCCTTCTCCCATTGGAAAAGATAATTCACTTGCGTACCAAACTTCTCTCTGTGCATTGACTTAGCCATGTCCACCAGGTCTGCCTGTTTAGCAGGGACCACTGGGTGGATGGTGTAACCTGGGGAGGGAAAGGCTGAGTAACTAAGGGCAAGTGAGGAGGCCCCAAATCTAAGAGAAGGGGCCAGGTCACAGAGTAACCCAACCTCCTCCTCCGGAGGCAGGTCAAAGACGATGCTGAGAAAAGGGGAATGAGCAGGAGCAATTACGGCTGactcctttcttccccttcttcttgcCCAGCCGGTGTTCAGGCTGAGCTGCGTGAGCATTACTGTCAGCGACATCCATCTCTTTCTcgccctcttcttcctcttccttcactTTTGTAGATGTGTCCAAGTAGACCTGGGATGGAGAGACTGAAAGGGAGTGCTTTGGAAAGACTTCAAGTTCAGAGGTGTGGATGGACCTCTTTGCCCATGAGCTCTCGCTGGAGGAAGACTCAGAGAAATCTTCCTTTGGATTATCAGGGGAGGCATGGTTTAGTGACGAAGTCTGAAAAGCAAGTTGTTGATCTAGGACTTTGGGGATGTGGGTTGCCAACTGGGTCTCAGGGGTAAGGGTCTCCAAAGGGACCTCAGAGGCAGAGTGTTCTAAAGGGGTGGTAGAGGTGGAAGGCTCTACAGGGGTTTCAGAGGTGTGGATGTCTAAAGGGGTCTGGGAAGTGGAGGGcaacacaggagattcaggtgCAAGGGACTCTAACAGGGTTTCAGAGAGGGCAGGCTCTAAGGGGCTTTCAGGGATAGGGGGCTCCTGTGAGTCCTCAGGAGAGGGGTCCTTTGAAGAAAGGCTCTCTTCTGCATCCAAGGTGGTAGGAGGCTCTTCTGTGACCTTGTCTGCTTCCATCTAGTGGTAGAACAGGGTACATGTTTCATTAGGTTAGGATTAGAGGGTCTGCAAGGCaggattctggagaaggcaatggcaccccactccagtactcttgcctggcaaatgccatggatggacgagcctggtgggctgcagtccatggggtcgctaagagtcggacacaactgagcaacttccctttcacttttcactttcctgcattggagaaggaaatggcaacccactccagtgttcttgcctggagaatcccagggacaagggagcctggtgggctgctgtctatggggtcacacagagttggacacgactgaagtgacttagcagcagcagcaaggtaggATTCACAGGGGGCTATGGAATTAAGATAAAGTTTTTAGTGCACCTGAGATATGACTTGGGGGAAGCCAGATGAGCTCTGGGCCAGGGCTTGGTGCTAGGAGGTTCACCCATGTGCCTAGACCCAAACTGCATACTGAAAGTCTGAAGCAGTCAGAATCCCATCAGTAGATGGTAGCAGAGAAGGGATCCTAAACATAGCATCTTGGCTAGTCCAAGAGCAGGGTTCTGGGTGTAGTTTAGGACCATAGAGGTCAGGCTGTGAAGTTCTAGAGACTGGGAAGACCAAGGCAAAGTGGAGGTTTGCTCCCAAGAGTGCAGAAGGATGCAGTGACCACAGCCAAGTCTTGTCTAAGGACCCCTCCCTGCCCTTGGTAATGTCATTCATGTTCAGTGCTTCAGCTACTTCCAGTTGTATGTTGATGACCCCTAAATCCGTATTTCCAGCTCAGACCCTGAACTTCGCAGTCATACCCAACTGTCTGCTAGACATTGCTAAATTGATGTCCCACAGGTCATCAAAACTGAATTATTGTGGTCTTCTTTCCTCTCAGTCAACATCTTAGAATGGGCACCAAAGACTGTCTTTCCTATCTTCTAAATatcccacaagtccattctctcctctcctttccctccaaTTTTGTTCAAATTCTCATTATTTTCTACCTGGATTATGCAATACCCTTGCTCCTCTGCTGCCTTCCCTAGCATATTAATCCAATCGTCCATTCTTTCATTGATTTATGTAACTTATGCTTTTAAAGAGCCTAATCTTAACACTTTTACTCAGGCACTGGACTCAgctgaaagaatctgaaaaggagacCAGTTAACCAAAATGACAATACAAATGAGTTGGTGTTGTGCTGGGGTAAGCCCAGGATGCTGTGGGGACTGGGGTGTGCCTAAATTATCTTGGAAGGATGTCCAAACGGggtcatgcatgctaagtcacttcagttgtgtctgactctgtgtgaccctacagactgccaggctcctctgtctatgggattcttcagacaagaatactggagtgggttgccatgccctcctccaggggatcttcccaacccagggatcgaacccacgtctcccacgtCTACCTGCATcggcaagtgggttcttttccactactatcacctgggaagcccaggtacaAAGGGTGTCAGTCCTTCTTAATGACCTAGGTGTGAGACCTTTCTGAAATGGCATTCCTTTGCCTAAAAGCAATCAAGTGACTCAGCCTAAGGATTAGGTCCAAATTTCTTGGCCCTGACATTCAAGGCCTGTCATCATTTGCAGCAATACCTAAGGATTCCATCGTTACCTTCTCCTGCTCTCTACTTTGGTCCATGCTCCCCAAATACTACATTTATCATTTCTTAAACTCATCAGGGCCTTTCCAAAGAGGAAGTTTGTGTCAGAAAGTAGGGGGAGAAGTAGGATGATGGAGAGGAAGATAGTCAGACATtcagcaagaggagaaagggggccTGAGGGTGAAGAATCACACAGGATGGGAGGAGCAGAAAGGGGAAAAAGGGGAGGAGGGACCTGAGTGGAGAAAAGTCGGGGAGGGAGAGGATAAGGATGAAAAGCAGAGGATGGGAGGGGGTTGGAGTGAGGTGGGAAGGGACAGGAAGGTATTAGGAGGGAGTGGGATGTGGATTTGGAGGAGGGGCCACTTGAGAGACTACATACCTCTAGGCTTTGTCTCGTCTGTTACAAGTCTTTAGGTCAGGGTCTTGTCTGAAGCGGACCGGGAAGGGTTGGCCCCGAGGGAGAGAAGGCGCTTGGTTGTGGACTAGTCCTGGCAGCAGGCGTTGTGTGCTGAGGCCTTGCCTACAAGTTACAGCTTGGGGAAGGAACTTGGACACCTGCAGAAATTCGTGAGGGAGTTCGGGCCGGTTCtgaggaagtgggggaggggaagggacgaGGCGGTCCAGGGCCGAATGAGGGAGAGGCTTGACTGAAGCCTCTGGAACCCTGCCCCGGAGTGGAGGATCCGTCACCAGGGCAACCGGAACGTTTAGTAGTCTCCGTGGCAACAGCGGTCTGGTCACCTCCTCGGTGAGTGAGGTCTTCTAAGGGGGCTGCGTTGATCCGGAGGGGACACACCTAGAGGGTTCACTTCTTTTAAGGGGGTTTCGCCGGATCTCTGTGAGTGGCTTTTTGCGGGATCTTTCTGAGACTCTGAGAGTCTCTCGGTAGGGTCTGCGGATATCTGTGGAGACGTCCGTGGGTGTCTGGGTTTGTGAAGGTCTCTGTAGGGTTCCTATGAAATGTTTGTGAGTTGGTCAGTGAGGGTTGTGAGGACCTTATGGGGGTGTCTGGACTCGGTGGTTGGGGTGAGAAAGGCGGGGACTCGGGTAGCGGGGACTGGGGCGGAGTCTGTCCTCGAGCCCAGCGGGGGCCAAGTAGGAGACCAATAGAACAGGGCCGGGGGCGGGCTTTAGTGACAAGGACCAATCGACCTAATCGGAGGGCGGAGCGTCGTACAACGTCAGGCCGAGGCCGCAGCCGCGGGGCCTGGTTATCGCCTGTCCAGCGCAGCCCGGAGTCGCCCAGGCCTGAACTCCTACCCAGTCCCCGGCCTGGCCCCAGCCGGCTCGACTTCGGCCCTAGGCCCGCGAGGACACCGGAGGCCACCCCTGGGGGGTGGGAGCGGAGCCGCGGGTCAGCTCAGCGAGCGCCCGCGCTGGCCtgtccggccccgcccccgccccgggccATGGCTCAGCCCTTGTCCCGGCCCCTTGTCCTATCCCGTTCTGGGCCTTGGCCCCCGACCTCGCCCTCGCCCCGCTTCCCAAATCGGTTCCAGTTCCCGCCTGGGTCCCAGCGAATGCCCAGATCCAGGTCCCAGCTCAGGCCCCCCCTCCAGTCCCTGACCTGGGTCCCATCCCAGCCCCAGCCCGTGTTTCACCTCTTTTCCCAAATCCCAGCCCGGCCCCTGTGCCAACCCCATTTTCAAAATTTGCTTAAGCCCGGGGCCCAACGCCTGCCCTTGTTCCAGTCCCCATCGCAGCCCCTCCTTCCATCACACCCCCTACCCTTGCATAAGTCCCTGTGTCCACCCCAGCCCAACTCTTTATCCCCGTCTGTGCCCTCATCTCTGTGTTTACCCAAGTCTctcccactgcccacccctcTCTCTCATACCCCGCCCCTCTACCAGCCTCGACTCAGGTCTGGGCTCCAGCTGCCGTCAGccttactgctgctgttgctgttgtctGTCCTTGGCCCAGGGGCTGGTGAGTGCAGAGCAGGAAAGAATGAGGCAGGGATGGGGTTCTGGCAGGGAGGGGTGGACTGGAGGGATTCGAGAGAGGTGGGACGTTGGCAACCAGATGGCTGgggaagaagcagagagaaatagggaggaggagagaagactTACATAACTGAGCGGAATTGGCAGGGTCAGAAGAGCGGCAGCTGTGGGCTTGAGCTCAGCAGGTGGCTGACAGAGACTGCACGGTTTTCTTTATGAGGGTCTATCTAGACTCCACTTTGACTCTTTTCCAAGGAAGTCTTGAGTGCTTTGTACCGGCTCGTGAAGTTTGATGGGGGTGAGAGTCCATCACTTCTAGTCAAGTGTGGGAAGATCTGGCCTAAATCTTTGATGTACTGGGCATACATTGAAGCAGGGTTAAGAAAGCAGTTTTGAAAATAACGTGTAGCAAACAGATGGCCATGGGTTAGTTGCCATTATAATGAGTTTTCTTCTTGTAGTGAGATTCGTTCCAAATGAGTTTGATTTTCTTAGGAATTATGTCTGACACTTTTAGAGCAGGGTTGAAACTTGGagtctattttacagatggggaaactgaggcacagcaaGGGATCAATTGGCCCGAGGTCATACATGTTGTCAGTGACAGTGTGGGGCTAGAAAACAGCTTCCTGATTCCGACCCTATCCTAGTGTTGTTTTTTACTGTAATATATGCCCAATAGGAAAACAGATCCAAGTGCAGAAAGGCTCCAGGCACAACCTGTCCTCTCCCCTGTCTGCCCACAAGGGGGCTTCATCCACAAACTTTCCTCCTCCGCCAGTTGTCAGCCCAGGGCCACCATCTAGTAAGGAAGTGACTGGGACAGGAGAAGGAGATAACCAGTTTCCTAATGGGTGGAAGGTGGGTAGGGGAGGGGGTCCCGGCTGTAGGACATGCGCCATAAGGATGGCCCCATGATAAAGAATCTTCATGGCCCTAGCCCCCAGCTGTCTCTGGTGGGTAGCACTCTGGAGGGGATGTGGGGGTGCCTGAGGAAGTCTTTGGCAAAAACATCTAGCAGAGCAGCTGGAGGTAGCAGGCTGCATTCAGAGTATAATCTCGAGGAGACCAATGCACGCCAAAGGTCACTGCTCCTGCAGAAGTGCGAGCTCTGTGTAGATTCTCACGGGTATCTGGGTGCTTATGTGTCTGTGCATGTACCTGTGGGAATGCTGGGCATGTGTAGTGTGTACACGCTTGTGTGTTGGTAAGCACAGGCATACGTATGTTGTGTGGTGTGAGCTTATGTGTCCTTAGTGTCTGTTATTGTGTGAGGGAGAGGTACGTGTTGTGGCCCATGCATGTTCCTCTTCAGCTCTTCTTGCTCCTCCTACAGACAGATCACCGAAGTATCACTTCCAAGTGGATAGCTCCTTGGTCGGAGGCAGTGTTGGGTGCCTCCTGCAATATATATAAGTAATCCATCTGCCCCTAGCCAGATTCCTTGAAGGGCTCAGTGCTGGTAACTGTCCAGGGTTGATTACTGCTGCTGGCAGAGCGGGCACTCAGCTGAGACAAAAGCCAAGTCAGTTTTTCAGTTTGGCTGAGGGGGAGTCCACTCTGTTGAGCCCAGTTCCTAGTTTCTATCCCTGCCACTCTAGGTTCTTTGTTTGTGAGCCATTAGGAGAGGAAGGTGATTATCAGTCACTGAGCTATAGAAAGTTGAAAGGTGTGGATTAAAACATGACTGCCCAGAAGCAGGTTCAAGTGCTTCGGGAGGATTGTAATGAGGCTGAGAAAGAGCACTGACAGGCCACACAGCAGGCAAGGCCACCCTGAGTACAGTTAATGGTCACTGGCCTGCAGGGCTGCTCTGTTACCTGGTGATGGGGAGAGGTTTCCCTGAGGAGGGACCGGCAGTGTCACGGGACTGCGATGGCACTGTCAGTCTCTGTACACCCTTGGATCTTTTCCTTGGACTTGTCTGACTGCAGTTGCATAACCCAGGCATGTCTTGCCATTACAGCAAATGACCTTTTTGTTCTACTGAGTGCTGTCACTAGCAGGGCCAGCCTGAGCCcatgggtgtgtgtctgtgtgtgtttcaggTGGTGATGGAAAATCACCCTAGCCTCATTTAGAAGCGCTGGTGCATCCAGGACAGGTTTATCTGAGCTTGGTGAGGGccttcctcctgcttcctctGGGACACAGAGCTGTAGGCCTAGTGACACCCCAAACCAAACCCTGCAGTGAACAGGGCTCTAGGTGCTTTCTCAAATATCTGCCCTCAGAACTTCTCGTTTCCTCCTAGCATCCCCAGGTGCTTTTTACTCCCCTTTCCCACCAGCCTATTCTGTGACCTCTGTAGGCCCTAGCCACTTGCGGGTGGCTTAACTAGTTCCTCAGTTTTGCAGGCCATGCCATTGTTCCTTTAATCACAGGGCTCTTTGTGGATATCTGTCCATTATTTCCTAAAGGTCACTAGCTACTTTCACCATCAACTCTCTGAGAACCTGCACTGGGGGGCCTGGCCACCATTTTTTCTAACATTGGCAATGGCCCATCCAATGACCTATCCCTGGTACCAGCcttgagaaggagaaggaggagcccTTTCCTAATTCCAGCAGGGGGTGCTCAGTACTCTGCTTTCCTGTAATAATAGTATCCAGGCTATTcatctcttggctttctgcctcaCCGTTGTCACTGCCAGGGCTCTTAGGAAACCTTTCTTCCCCATCACTTGTTTCATTTCCCTTCATCCCTTTTGAATACATCACTGCTGCTCTATGAGCCTCTTTGGTTCCTGGGCAGTGCTCAGCTTGCAAGGTGGCAGGTCTTTCTTGCTGACAGTTGAGAGTGATTATGTGATCTGAACTGCGATTATGTGATCTGAGCCTTGTGTGTGACTGCGACTTTTGAAGAGCATAGGCCGATCTAGGGCCAGTGACCTCCACCTACAGAGGACGGCTCTCTGCAGGGTGACTTGAGGTTGTTGAAATTCAGTAGGGCCAACCTTGACCCATGCTCCCTCCATCAGCAGCTTGCCTTTCCAGATGctttttttctctgttatttcACATGCCTCATTTTGGAGTTACATCTCCCATCTCCAGAGGGAGAGACCGTCAGCATAGGCAAGGCCCGTGGGTATTTCCTCCGTGGCTGAAAAATCCACTTCAGGGTCTCCCTCACCCACTGCCCTTACTCTTGTTCTGAAGCTGCTAAAGTCCCCCCGACCTTTTCATCTGTCCTGAGGGCATCCTTCTGGGCTTCGCTGGGGCTGGTGTTCAGTCTGCAGAGCAGTCAGATTCCCCAGAACTTTTTGTCCTTTGGGGCCCTTTTTGTCCTTTTGGACCCTTTTCTATCCAGCTGAGCCACTGGCTTCTTTTTACTGTGATACCAGCCCTGGTGCCTGTGTGTTTGCCTGGCAGTTGCTTATACCAGACTGTCCTGCTCACCTGTTGCACTCTGCTCCTAACGGCCATGATCAGGTATCTAGGCATTTCAGCTATGAGGACCACATCCTCCCCACCTCTCACTCCTGGCTTTGCTGGATATGAATATTCCCAAGCAGTTTGAGATTCTACTGTCTCACCACCTGACTGCTTCCCTGGGCCTCCCTCCAGGAAGCATCCCTAGCCCTGCCTTCTGAATCCTGGAGGGCCTTCTGTCCTCTCCTTTACTCCTCTGCCAGGGCTCTTGTGTGGCCTGCCAGCTCCTGTCCTTGCCTCTGCCACCCAAGCAGGCCCCTTGCAGCCTCACCACACTTCCCCTCCCCACTGCTGCCCTGAGCCAGTGTACAGACAGCTCTTGTGAAGCTTCTGAGAATTTTTTATTGCTCCTGACCACAGGGGAacagaaaggggaagaaaataaacaaggaagTTTCACAGTCCCATGCCGACTCCCAAGCCCACAGGTGGAATTCCAGGCTGCTCAGTAGCCTGGGAACCCACGCCActgtgtgcacgcacatgcacgTGCATAACGCACGTACTCATGCCCACCATCCACACCTGTTTTGTTAGGCTTGGTAAGAGGAGAACAATGGCTTCTAAGTGAGGGGCAACCGTGGGGATTATAAAAAGGGTTCTGGTTTTGGATTGAGACAGATCAaggtttgagcctcagtttccttacctgtaaagaAAGGTCATTTCCCCCAAGGTCAGTGTAAGAGTTAAAGCAGACGATGGCAAGGGCAGCATGAGACCCAGTTTGTTGAGTGGGTGCTGTGGGGTTGCAGCGTAGTGGGCCCGGGGGTGGCTGGGAATGGCCTGTCCTACTTTGCTCCTTTCTCTACCGTCTGCTCCCCAGGAGGCCTCTTCCTGACTGACTACTCCACCTGCTCACCCCGCAAGCTGAGTCCCTTCCGCTCCTTTGCCAGCACCGAGCTCTTCCACTTCCATGTGCCTGAAGACACGTTCCTGGCCGTGTGGAATCTCATCATCTTCAAAGAGCAGGGAGGAACCTTTGGGGACCATTGCCCAGACCAAAGTGTGACCGTGTGAGTGTCTGAGTTAACCTCCTGACCCCGTGCCAACCCCAGGCCACTCTCCATACTAAAATGAGACCTATGAGTACCTAAGCTGCCCTCCCGACCCATGGCCTTTGTCCAGATTGAAGTGTGACTGGCTGAAGGCCAAGACCTCTCTCTCTGGACCATTCCTGAGTTCTGTATGACTACATGAATGCCCAAGCTGATCTTTTTCCCCTTATGTCTGACCCCTGACCTGGAAACATTTTATTGTGTGGGTCAGTAGAGGGAATCCATTTGTTTCACTGGCGATGagtgacatttctttcttttccccatttccCATCTCTTACCCCATTGCctgc contains:
- the FAM221B gene encoding protein FAM221B: MEADKVTEEPPTTLDAEESLSSKDPSPEDSQEPPIPESPLEPALSETLLESLAPESPVLPSTSQTPLDIHTSETPVEPSTSTTPLEHSASEVPLETLTPETQLATHIPKVLDQQLAFQTSSLNHASPDNPKEDFSESSSSESSWAKRSIHTSELEVFPKHSLSVSPSQVYLDTSTKVKEEEEEGEKEMDVADSNAHAAQPEHRLGYTIHPVVPAKQADLVDMAKSMHREKFGTQVNYLFQWEKGAALNAIQTGLYIGWRCPHYLWDCFRIGDESKCFCGHLLREHQIISDISVPCNMGQCRCLMFCFIPSRPEEVGEFWLKRRATFDPRAWRAQCRCKHSHEDHTATGSHSCRVKGCCCSCFESNFLCAACDRRWEEHETFFETEETRRRGGRPHGTDTVNTWCRPL